The Caballeronia sp. SL2Y3 genome includes a window with the following:
- the surE gene encoding 5'/3'-nucleotidase SurE, whose amino-acid sequence MPAMEPIVQRVLLTNDDGIDAPGLAVLEAVAAELAHEVWVVAPEHDQSGTSHSISLHSPLRISRQGERRFGVQGTPGDCVVMAARHLMKDAPPTLVLSGINRGANLGVETMFSGTVGAAMTGLLLGLPSIALSQTFSDRQSVRWDTARALAPGVIRQLLAISHDAPTCLNVNFPDCDASAAGPLTVTRQGVGLVEGIDVLDETDPRGIDYFWLRFQRGQRENAPDSETAVVASKRISVTPLHFDRTDPRTFDVLEAGLRGGA is encoded by the coding sequence ATGCCCGCCATGGAACCCATCGTTCAACGTGTGCTGCTGACCAACGACGACGGCATCGACGCGCCCGGCCTAGCCGTGCTCGAAGCCGTTGCCGCAGAACTCGCGCACGAAGTCTGGGTCGTCGCGCCCGAGCACGATCAGAGCGGTACTTCGCACTCCATCAGCCTGCATTCGCCGCTGCGCATCTCGCGTCAGGGCGAGCGGCGCTTCGGCGTTCAGGGCACGCCCGGCGATTGCGTCGTGATGGCCGCGCGGCATCTCATGAAAGACGCGCCGCCGACGCTCGTGCTCTCGGGCATCAATCGCGGCGCGAACCTCGGCGTCGAGACGATGTTCTCGGGCACCGTGGGCGCGGCGATGACGGGCCTTCTGCTCGGCCTGCCTTCGATTGCGCTCAGTCAGACGTTTTCCGACCGTCAAAGCGTGCGCTGGGATACGGCGCGCGCGCTCGCGCCCGGCGTGATCCGTCAGTTGCTCGCCATCTCGCACGACGCACCGACGTGTCTCAACGTCAACTTTCCGGACTGCGATGCATCCGCGGCCGGTCCGCTCACCGTGACGCGGCAGGGCGTCGGGCTCGTGGAAGGCATCGACGTGCTCGATGAGACCGATCCGCGCGGCATCGACTACTTCTGGCTGAGATTCCAGCGCGGTCAGCGCGAGAATGCGCCCGACAGCGAAACCGCCGTTGTCGCAAGCAAGCGCATTTCGGTGACGCCGCTGCATTTCGATCGCACCGATCCGCGCACGTTCGACGTACTCGAAGCCGGTCTGCGCGGCGGCGCTTAA
- a CDS encoding DUF2147 domain-containing protein → MKHFVRIAAGALIAVSAAGAFAQASSPAGTWQTIDDATGKPKAIIQIIDDGNGQLSGKVVRGIGEFDHPDRRCTACTDDRKDQLVKGMTIITGMKQNGDTWEGGQILDPENGKLYKCKMKLEDGGQKLVVRGYIGVSLLGRSQTWVRQQ, encoded by the coding sequence ATGAAGCACTTCGTCCGCATCGCGGCTGGCGCGCTTATCGCGGTGTCGGCGGCGGGCGCGTTCGCGCAGGCGTCGTCGCCGGCGGGCACTTGGCAAACCATCGATGACGCCACCGGCAAGCCGAAGGCGATCATCCAGATCATCGACGACGGTAACGGGCAGCTTTCCGGCAAGGTAGTGCGCGGCATCGGCGAATTCGATCATCCGGACCGGCGCTGCACCGCGTGCACCGACGACCGGAAGGATCAACTGGTGAAGGGCATGACCATCATCACGGGCATGAAGCAGAACGGCGATACGTGGGAAGGCGGCCAGATTCTGGACCCGGAAAACGGCAAGCTGTACAAGTGCAAGATGAAGCTGGAAGACGGCGGGCAGAAGCTGGTGGTGCGCGGTTATATCGGCGTGTCGCTGCTCGGGCGCTCGCAAACGTGGGTGCGGCAACAGTAG
- a CDS encoding transposase: MKPYRDMSDEEWQMVAPLLPELRPRSELRGRPLANTRAVLNGVLWVMYSGASWSTLPRKYPSYQTCHRRFKAWHESGVLLRVMTQLFGPAGESLYGLMTSRMRVPAELPVATAEALEPMRAIAAARSPQGDEPVRHAA; this comes from the coding sequence GTGAAACCCTACCGCGATATGTCCGACGAAGAATGGCAGATGGTCGCACCGCTGCTTCCGGAATTGCGTCCGCGCTCGGAGTTGCGCGGCCGTCCTCTGGCCAACACTCGCGCCGTGCTCAACGGCGTGCTCTGGGTCATGTACAGCGGCGCGTCGTGGTCCACGCTGCCGCGCAAATATCCGTCGTATCAGACGTGCCATCGCCGCTTCAAGGCGTGGCATGAGTCGGGCGTGTTGCTGCGGGTGATGACACAGCTCTTCGGCCCCGCCGGTGAATCGCTGTACGGCCTGATGACGTCCCGCATGCGCGTGCCGGCCGAATTGCCGGTTGCGACCGCGGAAGCCTTGGAGCCGATGCGCGCCATCGCGGCGGCGCGCTCGCCGCAAGGCGATGAACCGGTTCGTCACGCTGCCTGA
- the zapE gene encoding cell division protein ZapE gives MNVTEYYENELRTRGYQSDEAQLAAVARLQRCYEEWVAYKARRSNAIRKFLVHPELPRGMYMWGGVGRGKSFLMDSFYAVVPVQRKTRLHFHEFMREVHRELEELKGQADPLDELARRIAKRYRLICFDEFHVSDIADAMILYRLLDRLFNNGVQFVMTSNYEPDTLYPEGLHRDRLLPAIELLKKNLDVLNVDAGTDYRKRTLSQVQAYHTPLGAAADKALRADYAKLAAVPDESPILHIEKREIKALRKADGVVWFDFATLCGGPRSQNDYLEIANRFHAVILSDVPQMSPRMASEARRFTWLIDVFYDHKVKLLMSAAVPAEDLYVEGPMANEFARTVSRIVEMQSQEYLEAPRRLANISLT, from the coding sequence ATGAACGTCACCGAATACTACGAAAACGAACTGCGCACGCGGGGCTACCAGTCCGACGAAGCGCAGCTGGCGGCGGTCGCTCGCCTGCAACGCTGCTACGAAGAATGGGTCGCGTACAAGGCGCGACGCTCGAACGCAATCAGGAAGTTTCTCGTGCATCCGGAGTTGCCGCGCGGAATGTACATGTGGGGCGGCGTCGGGCGCGGCAAGAGTTTTCTGATGGACAGCTTCTACGCCGTCGTGCCGGTGCAGCGCAAGACGCGCCTGCATTTTCACGAGTTCATGCGCGAAGTGCATCGGGAACTGGAGGAGTTGAAGGGGCAGGCCGATCCGCTCGATGAACTGGCGCGGCGCATCGCGAAGCGTTACCGGCTGATCTGCTTCGACGAATTCCACGTCTCCGACATTGCGGACGCGATGATTCTGTATCGCCTGCTGGACCGCCTGTTCAACAACGGCGTGCAGTTCGTGATGACGTCCAACTACGAGCCGGACACGCTGTATCCGGAGGGCTTGCACCGCGACCGGCTGCTGCCCGCCATCGAGTTGCTCAAGAAGAATCTCGACGTGCTGAATGTCGACGCGGGCACCGATTATCGCAAGCGCACGCTGTCGCAAGTGCAGGCGTATCACACGCCGCTCGGCGCGGCGGCGGACAAGGCGCTGCGCGCGGATTACGCGAAGCTCGCCGCCGTGCCCGACGAAAGCCCGATCCTGCATATCGAGAAGCGCGAGATCAAGGCGCTGCGCAAAGCCGATGGCGTCGTGTGGTTCGACTTCGCGACGCTCTGCGGCGGCCCGCGCTCGCAGAACGACTATCTGGAGATCGCGAACCGCTTCCACGCGGTCATCCTGTCGGACGTGCCGCAGATGTCGCCGCGCATGGCGTCCGAAGCGCGCCGCTTCACGTGGCTCATCGACGTCTTCTACGACCACAAGGTCAAGCTGCTGATGTCGGCGGCGGTGCCGGCAGAGGACTTGTATGTGGAAGGGCCGATGGCGAACGAGTTCGCGCGCACGGTCTCGCGCATCGTCGAAATGCAGTCGCAAGAGTATCTGGAGGCGCCGCGGCGGCTCGCGAACATTTCGCTTACCTGA